Proteins encoded together in one Cicer arietinum cultivar CDC Frontier isolate Library 1 chromosome 4, Cicar.CDCFrontier_v2.0, whole genome shotgun sequence window:
- the LOC101492419 gene encoding UDP-glucuronic acid decarboxylase 2 codes for MSSELIFRGHETQQVNDEYSPKPNKPWLSVIRPIRYMLLEQRIVFVLIGIVIATLFFTLVPNSSSNSSSSAFSTVHYDAHPISYFEHESKNTPYQQRAAVVHSFGKIPLGIKRKGLRIVVTGGAGFVGSHLVDRLIARGDSVIVVDNFFTGRKENVMHHFGNPRFELIRHDVVEPLLLEVDQIYHLACPASPVHYKFNPVKTIKTNVVGTLNMLGLAKRVGARFLLTSTSEVYGDPLQHPQKETYWGNVNPIGVRSCYDEGKRTAETLTMDYHRGAGVEVRIARIFNTYGPRMCLDDGRVVSNFVAQALRKEPLTVYGDGKQTRSFQYVSDLVEGLMRLMEGEHVGPFNLGNPGEFTMLELAKVVQETIDPDAKIEYRPNTEDDPHKRKPDITKAKEQLGWEPKVDLHKGLPLMVSDFRQRIFGDHKEGGTVA; via the exons atgaGTTCAGAATTGATTTTCAGAGGACACGAAACTCAACAAGTGAACGACGAATACTCACCTAAGCCAAACAAACCATGGCTCTCGGTAATTCGTCCGATTCGTTACATGCTTCTTGAACAGCGAATCGTTTTCGTATTAATCGGAATCGTCATAGCAACGCTATTCTTCACACTCGTACCTAATTCATCTTCAAACTCTTCCTCTTCTGCCTTCTCCACCGTTCATTACGACGCGCATCCGATCTCGTACTTCGAGCATGAATCGAAGAATACGCCGTACCAGCAACGCGCCGCGGTGGTGCATTCGTTCGGGAAGATACCGCTGGGGATTAAGAGAAAGGGGCTTCGGATCGTGGTGACCGGTGGAGCCGGTTTCGTTGGGTCCCATCTTGTGGATCGGTTGATTGCGAGAGGTGATAGTGTGATTGTTGTTGATAATTTCTTCACTGGTAGAAAAGAGAATGTTATGCATCATTTCGGTAACCCTCGATTTGAGCTTATACGACACGACGTCGTTGAGCCACTTTTGCTTGAAGTTGATCAGATCTATCATTTAGCTTGTCCTGCTTCTCCTGTTCATTATAAGTTCAACCCTGTTAAGACTAtta AGACTAATGTGGTGGGAACATTGAACATGCTTGGTTTGGCTAAGAGAGTTGGAGCTAGGTTCTTGCTAACAAGTACTAGTGAAGTTTATGGTGATCCTCTACAGCATCCTCAGAAGGAGACTTACTGGGGAAACGTTAATCCCATTG GTGTGCGAAGTTGCTACGATGAGGGAAAGCGTACAGCTGAGACATTGACTATGGATTACCACCGCGGGGCCGGTGTGGAG GTTAGAATTGCTAGAATCTTTAACACCTACGGTCCCCGAATGTGCTTAGATGATGGCCGTGTCGTTAGTAACTTCGTTGCTCAG GCATTGAGGAAGGAGCCTTTGACAGTTTATGGGGATGGGAAGCAGACAAGGAGTTTCCAGTATGTCTCTGACTTG GTGGAGGGTCTAATGCGTCTTATGGAAGGGGAACATGTGGGACCTTTCAACCTTGGAAATCCTGGTGAATTCACCATGCTTGAACTTGCCAAG GTGGTCCAAGAAACAATCGACCCAGATGCCAAAATAGAGTACAGGCCCAACACAGAGGATGACCCACACAAGAGAAAGCCTGATATAACTAAGGCTAAGGAGCAGCTTGGCTGGGAACCCAAGGTAGACCTGCACAAGGGCCTCCCACTAATGGTTTCTGACTTCCGGCAACGCATTTTTGGTGACCATAAGGAAGGTGGAACTGTGGCCTAA
- the LOC101492750 gene encoding pectinesterase inhibitor 6 produces the protein MIKRIPHLTLLLAFIFLSLLANTSQLIFAEGKDNVKEACKVTRYQGLCVHSLAPFSNSAGRSPSKWARAGVSVTIAEVENVQTYLANLNRHGSLRGRDKLALLDCIELFADALDELHSSLGVLRKLSRSTFGTQMGDLNTWISAALTDEDTCLDGFQGKKDRKIQLLQNRVLKVYYKTSNALALVNKLSTTALESNDP, from the coding sequence ATGATCAAAAGAATACCACACCTTACCTTATTGCttgcatttatttttctttcactcCTTGCAAATACTAGCCAATTGATATTTGCAGAAGGGAAAGACAATGTCAAAGAAGCTTGCAAAGTAACTAGGTATCAAGGCCTTTGTGTGCACTCTCTAGCACCATTCTCTAACAGTGCTGGAAGAAGCCCTAGCAAGTGGGCACGGGCAGGAGTGTCGGTGACAATCGCCGAGGTTGAGAATGTGCAAACATATCTGGCAAACTTGAATAGGCACGGGAGTTTAAGAGGAAGAGATAAACTTGCACTATTAGACTGTATTGAGTTATTTGCAGATGCACTTGATGAGCTTCATAGCTCACTAGGTGTGCTCAGAAAGCTTAGCAGAAGCACATTTGGTACCCAAATGGGGGATCTTAATACATGGATAAGTGCAGCATTGACAGATGAAGATACTTGCCTTGATGGATTTCAAGGGAAAAAAGATAGGAAAATTCAATTACTGCAAAATAGAGTTCTCAAAGTCTATTATAAAACCAGTAATGCTCTAGCTCTAGTCAACAAACTTTCCACTACAGCTTTAGAAAGCAATGATCCTTAG
- the LOC101493082 gene encoding mitochondrial zinc maintenance protein 1, mitochondrial, with the protein MAREKVLSAYRALLKATRKSFAGDTLMLKGSAVEVRKKFEENKNVTSETEIQKLLEEAAEASDFITTMIVQAQLNSDAGSYVVKPGKEHAGATLEIPSEEIIGKSG; encoded by the exons ATGGCGAGAGAGAAAGTTCTGAGCGCGTACCGGGCGCTGTTGAAAGCCACTCGAAAATCATTCGCCGGCGACACTTTGATGCTGAAAGGATCTGCGGTGGAGGTACGGAAGAAGTTCGAGGAAAATAAGAACGTTACATCCGAAACCGAGATCCAGAAGCTTCTCGAAGAGGCCGCCGAGGCCTCTGATTTCATCACCACCATGATCGTCCAGGCACAACTCAATTCTGATGCCGGCAGTTATG TAGTGAAACCTGGTAAAGAGCACGCGGGAGCAACCCTTGAAATTCCTTCAGAAGAAATTATTGGAAAGTCAGGATAG